In Sphingobacterium sp. SYP-B4668, the sequence AATGCCGCTCATTGTTGAACTATGAGCGCACATTCCTGAACATAGGCTATAAGAAGACTGTATACGAGATAATTGGTATTGAACAGAATCCAAATTAAGCAATTGCTGGCCGCCTACTTTACGATTGATACAGTGTGACATGGCTTCATCTAACATACGTTGTATGAACCCCATACCCATACCCGGAAACTGTAAACGACTCCTGTGCAAGATATCTAGCATCATTTTGATCCCCGTACTTTTCTGAAGTAATTTTTGATTACGTGGCACTGTCAAATCGATGGTGTTCAAACCGTATGGAATCATGTACAATCCGAGGTTGTTGAAATAATTTTCAACTTGGATTTGTTGCTCTTTCTTACTGTTGTCGGTAACGAAAAATTCAACATCACGAGCCAAATCACCGCTGACCAACTTTTTACGAGCGGCTATGATCCAAAAATCAGCCATCCCCGTAAGACCTTGCCAGTGCTTCTGACCTTCCAATTGATAATCATGCTCTTGCTCGACATACTGAGTACGCATATTCAAAGCATCACTTCCAAAATCGGGCTCGGTAATCATCAATCCTCCCATAGCTTGGTGATTGATAAATCTGTCGAAGATGGAATTCTGTATTTCAGGATTCCCATATTTGGCCAATGGCTCCAAAAATAGAGCAATATTGATTCCGAAAGTCAAGGACAAGGGTAGTGACTCGTAAGAAGCTGCTGAAAGAATTCCGAGACATTCTTTTACCTGGGCCCCACGTCCTCCAAATTCTTCTGGAATAGCTACGGATAGCGGTTTTAACTCCATAATCTTATTCCAAACCTCATCTGGCAACCCTCTACTGATGCTCAGTTCGTTAATATTGGATTCATAATGGAATAAATCATGTAATCGTTTCCCAAACCGATCTATAAATGCGCTATAGCTCTCCTTCATGTATTTGCTAATTTACTATGTATTGTGAAGTTATGTATTGCAGTAAATATAAGACAATATTCCTCTTTCTCCCTTATTCTACCTCGAATTAGTCAATAAATGATGCATTTCAACCTCAAAAAGGCGCTAAAGTAAAGTTAAATCCGCAAGATCCCAAAGAAAATCAGCATTTATAAGTATACGCATGGGTATGGAATATGT encodes:
- a CDS encoding acyl-CoA dehydrogenase — translated: MKESYSAFIDRFGKRLHDLFHYESNINELSISRGLPDEVWNKIMELKPLSVAIPEEFGGRGAQVKECLGILSAASYESLPLSLTFGINIALFLEPLAKYGNPEIQNSIFDRFINHQAMGGLMITEPDFGSDALNMRTQYVEQEHDYQLEGQKHWQGLTGMADFWIIAARKKLVSGDLARDVEFFVTDNSKKEQQIQVENYFNNLGLYMIPYGLNTIDLTVPRNQKLLQKSTGIKMMLDILHRSRLQFPGMGMGFIQRMLDEAMSHCINRKVGGQQLLNLDSVQYQLSRIQSSYSLCSGMCAHSSTMSGIENDLSGEGLEANSMKALVTDLMQESAQICVQLSGSSGYKIDHVAGRGIVDSRPFQIFEGSNEMLYTQIAEIVIKQMKKSKESNLANFMLTTAYANRVTPLFRKHLDFTVVDGLVQRQMVVLGKIIARLVCLQYVDVMTDKGFRKDLLDNCTKHMEMDVKKLLSDFLDYNNAKPIVEYQLDSNWMDFI